Proteins encoded together in one Juglans regia cultivar Chandler chromosome 9, Walnut 2.0, whole genome shotgun sequence window:
- the LOC108986576 gene encoding 4-coumarate--CoA ligase-like 9 encodes MADEATISGYPIDPSNGFCHKTKIFHSLRPRVPLPPPSQPLSIARFCFSLLQSSPSAIGSTTVLIDSSTGQRLSLSEFLDQIHSLAVALRTSTSLSKGQVAFILAPSSLQVPVLYFALLTLGVTISPANPLSSDSEIAHQVRLCKPVIAFATSSSSDKLPALPLGTIFIDSPKFLSMISGSRTDTDQLELVQVSQSDSAVILYSSGTTGRVKGVMLTHGNLIAGFCHLQRESDHNQNQPLPQPVSMITLPLFHVFGFFMLVRSVTMAETLVLMGRFDFESMLRAVEKYRVTFMPVSPPLVVALAKSDLVNEYDLSSLQALGCGGAPLGKEVTEQFAAKFPNVAITQGYGLTESAGGVARMMLEESQQHEHGSVGRLAENMEAKIVDPVTGEVLQPGQKGELWLRGPTIMKGYVGDNNATAETLDSEGWLKTGDLCYFDSDGFLYIVDRLKELIKYKGYQVPPAELEHLLLSHPEIVDAAVIPYPDEEAGQIPMAYVVRKPGSNIGEAQVIGFIAKQVAPYKKIRRVSFINSIPKSPAGKILRRELVTHALSLGSSRL; translated from the exons ATGGCGGACGAAGCAACAATTTCCGGCTATCCGATCGACCCCAGCAACGGGTTCTGCCACAAAACCAAGATTTTCCACAGCCTACGGCCACGGGTCCCACTCCCGCCTCCCTCCCAGCCCCTCTCCATCGCCCGATTCTGCTTCTCTCTCCTCCAATCCTCTCCGTCTGCCATCGGTTCCACCACCGTCCTCATAGACTCCTCCACCGGCCAGCGATTGTCTCTCTCCGAATTCCTCGACCAAATTCACTCCCTTGCGGTCGCTCTCAGAACCTCAACCTCTCTCTCTAAAGGTCAAGTTGCCTTCATTCTCGCGCCTTCCTCACTCCAAGTTCCGGTTCTCTATTTCGCTCTCTTGACCTTGGGGGTCACCATCTCCCCAGCTAACCCGCTCAGTTCCGACTCGGAAATCGCACACCAGGTCCGGCTATGTAAACCGGTCATCGCCTTTGCCACCTCCTCTTCCTCTGACAAGCTTCCGGCTCTTCCTCTCGGTACTATATTCATCGACTCGCCCAAGTTTCTCTCAATGATTAGCGGAAGTCGGACTGACACTGACCAACTCGAGCTAGTCCAAGTGAGTCAGTCGGACTCGGCCGTGATTCTGTACTCCTCGGGAACCACAGGACGAGTAAAGGGCGTCATGCTTACTCACGGCAACTTAATAGCCGGGTTCTGCCATCTCCAGCGCGAGTCCGATCATAATCAAAATCAGCCATTGCCACAACCAGTGTCGATGATCACACTGCCTCTGTTCCACGTGTTCGGGTTTTTCATGCTCGTGAGGTCGGTGACAATGGCGGAGACGCTGGTGCTTATGGGGAGGTTCGATTTCGAGAGCATGTTGAGGGCCGTGGAGAAGTACCGGGTCACGTTCATGCCGGTTTCGCCACCGCTAGTGGTGGCGCTAGCCAAGTCCGACCTCGTCAACGAATACGATCTCAGCTCTCTCCAGGCTCTCGGATGCGGTGGCGCACCGCTCGGAAAGGAGGTCACCGAGCAATTCGCGGCTAAGTTTCCAAACGTGGCGATTACGCAG GGATATGGTTTGACTGAGAGTGCAGGAGGGGTAGCAAGAATGATGTTGGAGGAATCCCAACAGCATGAGCATGGTTCTGTTGGTCGCTTAGCTGAAAATATGGAAGCCAAAATAGTTGATCCTGTAACTGGAGAGGTCTTACAGCCTGGCCAGAAAGGAGAGCTGTGGTTGCGAGGGCCAACTATCATGAAAG GTTATGTTGGGGACAACAATGCAACTGCTGAAACTTTGGATTCGGAAGGGTGGTTGAAGACTGGTGATCTCTGTTATTTCGATTCTGATGGATTTCTCTATATCGTAGACAGATTAAAGGAACTGATAAAATACAAAGGGTATCAG GTCCCGCCAGCTGAGTTGGAACATTTACTCCTATCACAccctgaaattgttgatgctgCTGTGATTCC GTATCCTGATGAAGAAGCAGGGCAGATTCCCATGGCATATGTGGTAAGAAAGCCCGGAAGCAATATTGGGGAGGCTCAAGTTATAGGTTTCATTGCAAAACAG GTCGCACCATACAAGAAGATCCGCCGTGTCTCTTTTATCAACTCTATTCCAAAATCTCCAGCGGGGAAAATTTTGAGGAGGGAGCTGGTCACTCATGCTCTCTCTCTTGGTTCCTCTAGACTATGA